The Listeria monocytogenes genome window below encodes:
- a CDS encoding FtsB family cell division protein — MKKAESKVARIENRYIKDTATMKKTRSRRRIALFRRLAFMAVIFVVVGGLLTITYTKQALTLKEKKAKQVQVDKKMVAMKDEEEALNEQIKKLHDDDYIAKLARSEYYLSKDGEIIFNIPEENSKQKE; from the coding sequence ATGAAAAAAGCCGAATCAAAAGTGGCGAGAATAGAAAATCGCTACATAAAAGATACTGCAACAATGAAAAAAACTCGTAGTCGTCGTCGCATTGCCCTGTTTCGTAGACTTGCTTTTATGGCTGTTATCTTTGTTGTTGTAGGTGGACTACTAACCATTACATACACTAAACAAGCACTAACGCTCAAGGAGAAAAAAGCAAAACAAGTGCAAGTAGATAAAAAAATGGTTGCAATGAAAGATGAAGAAGAAGCGCTAAACGAACAAATCAAGAAACTTCATGATGATGATTACATAGCTAAGTTAGCAAGAAGTGAATATTATTTATCCAAAGATGGAGAAATTATTTTTAATATTCCTGAAGAGAATTCGAAACAAAAAGAGTAA
- the mfd gene encoding transcription-repair coupling factor — protein sequence MKGLQQLIYEQKDIRAVLKALDEKEKAQLVTGLTGSSRALFASVVEGASKRPVVFVTHNLYHAQKLYDDLLSLMDVDRLFLYPADELISSELSISSPELRGQRVEALDFLLSGKPGIVIVPVAGLRKMLPPVSLWKHFNISIVEGEEIDPDVLRQKLVTMGYTMSGMVNTPGEFSVRGGIIDIYPITEEFPIRIELFDTEVDSLRFFDVETQRSTTRVEEFRLLPATEIILDQSYYPDIVKRLEKKMTHTLSELKENEDKQALVENLEEDLEMLRSGVKPDMFFKYIGLAYPDPASLFDYLPKNTAILLDEFGRILETEESLEREEAEWQTETLSRMETVRDVQVSHSFKKLLEGNRSPKIYLSLFQKQMASMRVSKTTNIVYKQMQQFHGQMNVLKTELESWHKNNYAVVILAPNLERAEKMQQTLADYDMESTILKKESDVPKYGMVQFVIGAFQNGFELPLAKVAIISETELFNKKIKKVKKRQKLSNAERIQSYSELKVGDYVVHVNHGIARYVGMETLDINGVHKDYLLLVYQGEDKLFIPVDQLDLVQKYVGAEGKSPRLNKLGGAEWKRVKKKVQASVQDIADDLIKLYAEREAEKGYAFSADDEMQREFEEAFPYQETEDQLRSISEIKKDMERPRPMDRLLVGDVGYGKTEVALRAAFKAIMDGKQVAFLVPTTILAQQHFETMKERFQGFPIEIGLLSRFRTKKQQTETLKGMKNGTVDVVVGTHRLLSKDVEYQDLGLLIVDEEQRFGVTHKEKIKQMRSKIDVLTLTATPIPRTLHMSMLGVRDLSVIETPPANRFPVQTYVAEQNNVLVREAIERELARDGQVYYLYNRVESITQKADEISAMVPDARVATAHGQMGESELEAVILSFLEGEFDVLVTTTIIETGVDIPNVNTLFVQDADRMGLSQLYQLRGRVGRWNRIAYAYFMYQKDKILREEAEKRLSAIKEFTELGSGFKIAMRDLSIRGAGNILGAQQHGFIDSVGFDLYSQMLKEAIEAKKPKEEQKQIVPVEIDIQADAYIPEYYITDGRQKIEMYKRFRNIETLNELEDLQSDMIDRFGEYPEEVEYLFTMTELKVHALEVGIESVKQEQNKITMLFSESGTAGIRGDIVMQIIGEFGRMVGVGMEGTQLKITINVQNKPLKEWLYQVKSLAEKLRGAMKEKASTEN from the coding sequence TTGAAAGGATTACAACAATTAATATATGAACAAAAAGATATTCGAGCGGTCTTAAAAGCGCTGGATGAAAAAGAAAAAGCACAACTTGTCACGGGGCTTACAGGTTCTTCGCGCGCGTTATTTGCAAGCGTAGTAGAAGGTGCATCAAAGCGGCCGGTTGTATTTGTCACGCACAATTTATACCATGCGCAAAAATTATATGATGATTTACTTTCTTTAATGGATGTCGATCGACTATTTTTATATCCAGCAGATGAACTGATTTCTTCTGAGTTGAGTATCTCTAGTCCAGAACTTCGCGGTCAACGTGTGGAAGCACTCGACTTCTTACTGTCTGGAAAACCGGGAATTGTCATTGTGCCAGTTGCTGGTCTCAGAAAAATGCTTCCACCAGTATCACTTTGGAAACATTTCAACATATCCATTGTAGAGGGAGAAGAAATTGATCCAGATGTACTGCGCCAAAAACTAGTAACAATGGGTTACACAATGAGTGGAATGGTAAATACGCCGGGGGAATTCAGTGTTCGCGGCGGGATTATTGATATTTACCCAATTACAGAAGAATTTCCAATTAGAATAGAACTTTTTGACACCGAAGTAGATTCTCTTCGTTTCTTTGATGTGGAGACACAGCGCTCGACAACTCGCGTGGAAGAATTCCGTTTACTACCTGCAACAGAAATCATTTTAGATCAAAGCTATTACCCGGATATCGTCAAACGCTTAGAAAAGAAAATGACACATACTTTAAGTGAATTGAAAGAAAACGAGGATAAACAAGCACTCGTTGAAAATTTAGAAGAAGACCTTGAAATGCTTCGTTCTGGCGTGAAACCGGACATGTTCTTTAAATATATCGGTCTGGCTTATCCTGATCCAGCCTCCCTTTTTGACTATTTACCAAAAAACACGGCAATTTTGCTTGATGAATTTGGGCGAATTTTAGAAACAGAAGAAAGTTTGGAGCGGGAAGAAGCGGAGTGGCAAACGGAAACGTTAAGTCGAATGGAAACGGTTCGCGACGTGCAAGTAAGTCATTCCTTCAAAAAGCTATTAGAAGGAAATCGCTCGCCGAAAATTTACTTATCCCTTTTCCAAAAACAAATGGCGAGCATGCGCGTTTCGAAAACGACTAACATTGTCTATAAACAAATGCAACAATTCCACGGTCAGATGAACGTGTTGAAAACTGAACTAGAAAGCTGGCATAAGAACAATTATGCGGTCGTTATATTAGCGCCAAACTTAGAACGTGCTGAAAAAATGCAACAAACTTTAGCTGACTATGACATGGAGAGTACGATTTTGAAAAAAGAATCGGACGTTCCAAAATATGGAATGGTTCAATTTGTCATCGGAGCTTTCCAGAACGGTTTTGAACTTCCGCTTGCTAAAGTAGCGATTATTAGTGAAACCGAACTCTTTAATAAAAAAATTAAAAAAGTGAAAAAGCGCCAAAAACTCTCGAATGCAGAACGAATTCAAAGCTACTCTGAGCTCAAAGTGGGCGACTATGTGGTTCACGTTAACCACGGTATCGCTCGTTATGTAGGCATGGAAACGCTAGATATTAACGGCGTACATAAAGATTATTTGCTACTTGTTTACCAAGGTGAAGATAAACTATTTATCCCTGTCGATCAACTTGATTTAGTTCAAAAATATGTCGGCGCAGAAGGTAAATCACCAAGATTAAACAAACTTGGCGGTGCTGAATGGAAACGAGTGAAGAAGAAAGTACAAGCATCAGTCCAAGATATCGCAGACGATTTGATTAAACTATATGCCGAGCGTGAAGCTGAAAAAGGTTATGCGTTTAGCGCGGATGATGAAATGCAACGTGAATTTGAAGAGGCTTTCCCGTATCAAGAGACTGAAGACCAACTGCGCTCGATTTCAGAAATCAAAAAAGATATGGAACGACCGCGCCCAATGGATCGTTTGTTGGTTGGAGATGTTGGTTATGGAAAAACGGAAGTGGCCTTACGAGCTGCTTTCAAAGCGATTATGGATGGCAAACAAGTCGCTTTCTTAGTACCGACTACCATTTTAGCGCAACAGCATTTTGAAACAATGAAAGAACGGTTTCAAGGTTTTCCGATAGAAATCGGACTTTTAAGCCGTTTTCGCACGAAAAAACAACAAACAGAAACATTAAAAGGCATGAAAAACGGCACAGTGGACGTTGTTGTTGGTACCCATCGTTTATTATCAAAAGATGTAGAGTATCAAGATTTAGGCTTATTAATTGTCGACGAAGAACAACGATTCGGCGTAACTCATAAAGAAAAAATTAAACAAATGCGTTCCAAAATAGACGTACTAACACTTACTGCAACACCGATTCCAAGAACTCTACACATGTCTATGCTTGGCGTTCGTGATCTTTCTGTCATTGAAACTCCGCCAGCAAATCGTTTCCCGGTCCAAACATATGTGGCAGAGCAAAATAACGTTTTAGTTCGGGAAGCCATTGAACGTGAACTAGCGCGCGATGGACAAGTTTATTATTTATACAATCGAGTGGAATCTATTACACAAAAAGCAGATGAAATTTCTGCGATGGTTCCTGATGCTCGGGTGGCAACTGCGCATGGTCAAATGGGTGAATCAGAATTAGAAGCTGTTATTTTAAGTTTCCTTGAAGGTGAATTTGATGTGCTTGTAACGACGACCATCATTGAAACCGGCGTAGATATTCCAAACGTTAATACACTGTTCGTTCAAGATGCCGACCGGATGGGTCTCTCGCAACTTTATCAGCTACGCGGGCGGGTAGGACGTTGGAATAGAATCGCCTACGCTTACTTCATGTATCAAAAAGATAAAATATTGCGTGAGGAAGCGGAGAAACGCTTATCGGCTATTAAGGAATTCACTGAATTAGGTTCAGGATTCAAAATAGCGATGCGTGACTTATCCATTCGGGGCGCCGGAAACATTCTTGGTGCGCAACAACACGGCTTTATTGATTCAGTCGGCTTCGATTTATACTCGCAAATGCTCAAAGAAGCAATCGAGGCGAAAAAACCAAAAGAAGAACAAAAACAAATCGTCCCTGTGGAAATTGATATCCAAGCCGATGCCTATATTCCGGAATATTACATTACAGACGGCCGCCAAAAAATTGAGATGTACAAACGCTTCCGCAATATTGAAACGTTAAACGAACTCGAAGATTTACAAAGCGATATGATTGACCGTTTTGGTGAATATCCAGAAGAAGTAGAATATCTATTCACAATGACAGAACTCAAAGTCCATGCACTCGAAGTTGGCATTGAGTCCGTCAAACAAGAACAAAATAAAATTACCATGCTATTTTCAGAAAGTGGAACAGCGGGCATTCGCGGAGATATCGTCATGCAAATCATTGGTGAATTTGGTCGAATGGTCGGCGTAGGTATGGAAGGTACACAACTGAAAATCACGATAAATGTCCAAAATAAACCTTTAAAAGAATGGTTATATCAAGTCAAAAGTTTGGCTGAAAAACTTCGCGGAGCTATGAAAGAAAAAGCATCTACAGAAAATTGA
- a CDS encoding RNA-binding S4 domain-containing protein, whose translation MRLDKYLKVSRLIKRRTVAKEVAEKGRISVNGVTAKPGTNVKSGDELVIRFGPKIVTAKIERLEENAKKEQATEMYTIIKEERTEESR comes from the coding sequence ATGCGATTAGATAAATATTTAAAAGTATCTCGTTTAATTAAAAGACGTACCGTAGCAAAAGAAGTAGCAGAAAAAGGTCGTATTTCTGTAAATGGAGTGACTGCAAAACCAGGAACCAATGTAAAATCTGGAGATGAATTGGTTATTCGCTTCGGTCCTAAAATCGTTACAGCAAAAATCGAACGCCTAGAAGAAAATGCAAAAAAAGAACAAGCAACAGAAATGTACACGATTATTAAAGAAGAACGCACAGAAGAAAGTAGATAA
- a CDS encoding polysaccharide biosynthesis protein, translating to MSERSMKRLMKGAAWLTAASLISKILSAVYRVPFQNMVGDVGFYIFQQVYPIYGIAMTLALGGFPVVISKMLAEAEGDVRRQQIIMRAVSRMLRIVSIGIFAFLFLFANVIAMMMGDPALSELIRVISFVFLLMPQLAFMRGFFQGEGDMVPTAISQTVEQIIRVAIILIGAGLALHFSLDLYDAGSMAMSGAFFGGVAGIFILRHFYNKKVSLGEGLQPAVFASKEEKVGIGRAFLRQSVAICVVSSMLILFQLVDSFQVYRLMSESGIPDFIAKTLKGIYDRGQPILQLGLVISTGLALALVPMITAARVQGQQKELKRSVLLAIKITLILAGAETAGLIVIMRPLNQMLFQTPDGTFVLQLFMPAVFLSSLIIMLSSILQGFGKIAVPAVGVGIGLIVKWITGGILIPKFATVGASVSTCIGLLVVLIICYVSLKQTIRVPFVEKAMLLRLLAALALMAVFPCLFEWLAPLDTRLGSAFQAIVSAVVGGGIFLVFALRYKLLGPKDFVFLPFGSKLLALSKLVARK from the coding sequence ATGTCAGAACGTTCCATGAAGCGATTAATGAAAGGAGCGGCATGGCTAACCGCGGCCTCGCTTATTTCTAAAATACTTAGTGCAGTTTACCGAGTACCTTTTCAAAATATGGTGGGCGATGTAGGATTCTATATTTTTCAACAAGTGTATCCAATATACGGAATTGCAATGACACTTGCGCTCGGTGGATTTCCTGTTGTTATTTCCAAAATGTTAGCAGAGGCAGAGGGTGATGTAAGGCGCCAACAAATAATTATGCGTGCTGTTTCAAGGATGTTGCGGATTGTCAGCATTGGCATTTTTGCCTTTTTATTCCTGTTTGCTAATGTGATTGCGATGATGATGGGAGACCCCGCTTTATCAGAATTAATTCGCGTCATTAGTTTTGTTTTTTTACTTATGCCGCAGCTTGCGTTTATGAGGGGCTTCTTTCAAGGAGAAGGAGACATGGTTCCAACCGCAATCTCGCAAACAGTCGAACAAATTATCCGAGTAGCAATTATTTTGATTGGCGCAGGGCTTGCACTTCATTTTAGTCTAGATTTATATGACGCAGGCTCAATGGCGATGAGCGGTGCTTTTTTTGGTGGAGTTGCAGGAATATTTATTTTGCGCCATTTTTACAATAAAAAAGTATCACTTGGGGAAGGACTTCAACCAGCGGTATTTGCAAGTAAAGAAGAAAAAGTAGGCATTGGTCGCGCGTTCTTGCGGCAAAGTGTTGCGATTTGTGTAGTTAGCTCGATGCTGATTTTGTTCCAATTAGTCGATTCCTTTCAAGTCTATCGTTTAATGAGTGAGTCGGGAATTCCGGATTTCATCGCCAAAACGCTAAAGGGAATATACGACCGCGGGCAGCCAATCTTACAATTAGGTTTAGTTATCTCAACTGGACTTGCACTCGCGCTTGTCCCAATGATTACTGCAGCAAGGGTCCAAGGCCAACAAAAAGAACTAAAGCGCTCCGTGCTATTGGCGATTAAGATTACGCTCATTTTGGCAGGTGCAGAAACAGCTGGACTTATCGTCATTATGCGCCCGCTAAACCAAATGCTCTTTCAAACGCCAGACGGCACCTTCGTCTTACAATTATTTATGCCAGCGGTTTTCCTTAGTTCGCTTATCATTATGTTAAGTAGTATCTTACAAGGCTTCGGAAAAATCGCTGTACCCGCAGTTGGCGTTGGTATTGGACTTATTGTAAAATGGATAACGGGGGGCATTCTTATTCCGAAGTTTGCGACAGTCGGTGCATCCGTTTCGACATGTATTGGCTTGCTTGTAGTCCTTATCATTTGTTATGTATCCTTAAAGCAAACAATACGTGTGCCATTCGTTGAAAAGGCGATGTTGCTCCGATTACTTGCTGCCTTAGCGCTAATGGCCGTATTTCCATGTTTATTCGAATGGTTAGCGCCACTGGATACAAGGCTTGGCAGCGCGTTTCAAGCGATAGTCAGCGCTGTAGTTGGCGGAGGTATCTTCCTTGTTTTTGCACTAAGATACAAATTGCTCGGCCCGAAAGATTTTGTTTTCCTTCCGTTTGGTTCCAAATTACTAGCACTTAGTAAACTTGTTGCACGGAAATAA
- a CDS encoding S1 domain-containing RNA-binding protein: MSIEVGNKLQGKVTGITNFGAFVELEGGKTGLVHISEVADNYVKDINDILTVGDEVTVKVMNIGDDGKIGLSIRKAVDRPDRPEKSYDRKPKYNKKPAGNYVKPAESFEDIMSKFLKDSDERLTTIKRQTESKRGGRGAKRG, encoded by the coding sequence ATGTCGATCGAAGTAGGCAACAAGTTACAAGGGAAAGTTACTGGGATTACTAATTTTGGAGCATTTGTGGAGCTAGAAGGTGGCAAAACAGGCTTAGTTCATATTAGTGAGGTTGCAGATAACTATGTTAAAGACATTAATGACATCTTAACTGTAGGGGATGAAGTTACTGTCAAAGTAATGAATATTGGTGATGATGGTAAGATTGGTCTGTCCATTCGTAAAGCAGTAGATCGTCCGGACCGCCCAGAGAAAAGTTACGATCGTAAGCCGAAATACAACAAAAAACCCGCTGGGAACTATGTAAAACCAGCCGAGAGCTTTGAAGATATAATGTCTAAATTCTTGAAAGATAGTGATGAAAGACTCACTACTATCAAACGTCAAACAGAATCTAAACGTGGCGGCCGAGGAGCAAAACGCGGCTAA